The DNA region TTTCTTTGAAAATGGGATCATCTATTTTACATCCTAAAGAATTATAAAGCACAAAAGTACCATTTAGATCGTTTTCTAAAAAAAATTTAGAGGGGCATGAATTTGAAAGCGTTATTTGACGGCCATGTATTGGCTTTTTGCTTATTTGGGTTATCTTTCCACCCTCAGAGTACAAAAGTAGCTGATGTCCTAAACAAACCCCCAAAAAGGGCATTTTTTCAGGGATTTTTTTATAAAATTTGAGGGATTCTGTATATTCTGAAGGGTGCCCTGGTCCAGGTGAATAAATAACCCCTTTAATATTATCGAATGAATTTATTTTCTCTAGCTCATTATAGGATATAATACTTAAATTTAATCCTTTTGATAAAAACCAACTTATTAAATTATTGCTAAATGAGTCATAGTGGTCAATAAAAAGAATCATGGAATCTGCTTTCAAACACGGGTAAAATGGAATTTAATTTTAATTCGCACTCTTCAAATTCGGAGTCTATATCTGATAATGAGGTAATTCCAGCTCCGACGCCATAATAAACACCTCTTTCACTCATATAAATGCTTCTAATGAGAATTGTTGTATCAAAGTCTCCATTTATTTCCATTATTCCGGATATTCCTGTGTAATAACCTCTTTTATTTATCTCTAGATTTGAAATAATTTCACATACTCTTTTTTTGGGAGTTCCAGTTATTGAGCCCGCTGGAAGCATTAATTTTAAACAAGTACTAAGGTTCGTTCCATTTTGAATATTTCCAATGATAAAACTTTGCATTTGAATAAAAGATCCTGATATTCTTGCAAAAAATGGCTTATAAACGGTCACGCTTTCTGGTGTACACACTTGGTATAAATCATTGCGCATGAGATCAATAACCAAGGTATGTTCATAGATTTCTTTTTTAATAGACCAAATTTGAGAAGCGTCTTGCTGGGTAGGCCGAGCCTGATCTGATTTTAAAGTTCCTTTAATAGGTTCAGTCAAAATAAGATTATTTTTTAATAAAATAAATCTTTCTGGGGAAAAAGAAGCTAATGCTTTTTTGCTATCTTTATAAAATATACCAAAGCGAGAATAAATAGAAAGCCAAGCTTCATAAAAATCATTTGCTGATATAAAATTATAATTTTTTGCAAAAGTATTTGTTGAAGTTATATTTGCTAAGTAGCAATCACCTTGATTCATGTGATTTTGAGCTAGTGAAATT from Silvanigrella paludirubra includes:
- a CDS encoding aminodeoxychorismate/anthranilate synthase component II, with amino-acid sequence MILFIDHYDSFSNNLISWFLSKGLNLSIISYNELEKINSFDNIKGVIYSPGPGHPSEYTESLKFYKKIPEKMPFLGVCLGHQLLLYSEGGKITQISKKPIHGRQITLSNSCPSKFFLENDLNGTFVLYNSLGCKIDDPIFKENMLALAFEEGFVLATEHKVFPRIGVQFHPESFASPGGNTILNSFLRLIS
- a CDS encoding chorismate-binding protein, with product MTIQNNNSISNSLRQNLEKHSENISLLINKLNYLFQDKILLHFQIYNCEGYDYNINSKFVATNSVPKNLENMISSSENYILLRFFCNTQELFSKNDHKEFCNELKNKYNCPIFFMTPYSDSYDIEESFIIKPNFEIQINISETNLNIKFENYNENLSIFEKTKNECNFIFSIPNKLKNKKIKKSDKKLVLNENLKNIISLAQNHMNQGDCYLANITSTNTFAKNYNFISANDFYEAWLSIYSRFGIFYKDSKKALASFSPERFILLKNNLILTEPIKGTLKSDQARPTQQDASQIWSIKKEIYEHTLVIDLMRNDLYQVCTPESVTVYKPFFARISGSFIQMQSFIIGNIQNGTNLSTCLKLMLPAGSITGTPKKRVCEIISNLEINKRGYYTGISGIMEINGDFDTTILIRSIYMSERGVYYGVGAGITSLSDIDSEFEECELKLNSILPVFESRFHDSFY